From the Gemmatimonadota bacterium genome, one window contains:
- a CDS encoding RNA methyltransferase produces the protein MAHVGLSQRRTRMVGRLRIRKSRRKEGLVLVEGVRAVTEALDAGANGRFAVTSPRLAHTSGGSALANRLAAADLELHTIDDAELGELADTEHPQGILLVCSEPRASLDLVEAGVRLLVLDGVQDPGNTGTLLRAAVAFGLDAVIALEGTADPWAPKTVRASAGMAFRIPVIQARLLDAVAALQHAGVPLRVAAAGGEPVGGDERQAGFALIMGNEGAGVRDELRDAATSTVSIPMRGPAESLNVGMAGSVLLYELTKESGA, from the coding sequence GTGGCACACGTGGGCTTGAGCCAGCGTCGGACCCGCATGGTCGGGCGACTTCGGATCCGCAAGTCGAGGAGGAAGGAGGGGCTCGTGCTCGTCGAAGGCGTACGCGCGGTTACGGAGGCGCTCGACGCGGGGGCGAACGGCCGCTTCGCCGTGACCTCCCCGAGGCTCGCACACACGAGTGGCGGCTCTGCGCTCGCGAACCGGTTGGCGGCGGCGGATCTCGAGCTCCACACCATCGACGACGCCGAGTTGGGCGAGCTGGCCGATACCGAGCACCCGCAGGGGATCCTGCTCGTCTGCAGCGAGCCTCGCGCTTCGCTCGACCTGGTCGAGGCAGGGGTGCGGCTGCTGGTTCTCGACGGCGTCCAGGACCCGGGCAATACGGGCACGCTGCTGCGGGCCGCGGTCGCCTTTGGCCTCGATGCGGTCATCGCGCTCGAGGGGACGGCGGACCCTTGGGCACCCAAGACGGTACGGGCGTCCGCCGGTATGGCGTTTCGCATTCCGGTGATTCAGGCGCGTTTGCTCGACGCCGTCGCCGCGCTCCAGCACGCTGGAGTGCCGTTGCGCGTCGCGGCCGCTGGCGGCGAGCCGGTTGGCGGAGACGAGCGTCAGGCCGGTTTCGCGCTGATCATGGGGAATGAAGGAGCGGGTGTCCGCGACGAGCTGAGAGATGCGGCGACGAGCACGGTGTCGATCCCGATGCGGGGACCCGCCGAATCGTTGAACGTCGGGATGGCGGGGTCGGTATTGCTCTATGAACTGACGAAGGAGTCAGGTGCGTGA
- a CDS encoding prepilin peptidase, with protein sequence MMEASLAPIMAGLFGLAVGSFLNVCTLRWPQGESIVSPGSRCPKCLKSVRWYDNIPILSWMILRARCRFCSEPISIQYPLVELASALIWAGVFAAHGATPEALRGGVFLWILFGISISDARFYIIPNQFSIGGAVVGVGMAFLPGGIDWVDSIIGAAVGYSVLWLVGVGGTWLIKKLSPGRLEEAGVDRAMGGGDIKMMMMVGAFIGVWGVAETVFIGSLSALLVFGPISSISKRLIPLGVFLAAAAAISYAWGEQMLSWYLTQIVGL encoded by the coding sequence GTGATGGAGGCATCGTTGGCCCCGATCATGGCCGGTCTCTTCGGGCTCGCCGTCGGCTCGTTCTTGAATGTCTGCACGCTGCGTTGGCCCCAGGGCGAGTCGATCGTCTCGCCCGGCTCGAGGTGCCCGAAGTGTCTGAAATCGGTGCGGTGGTACGACAATATTCCGATTCTGAGTTGGATGATTCTCCGGGCGAGGTGTCGATTCTGTTCCGAACCGATCTCGATCCAGTACCCGCTCGTGGAGCTGGCGAGCGCGCTCATCTGGGCGGGCGTCTTCGCGGCGCACGGTGCGACGCCCGAAGCGCTACGCGGCGGCGTCTTCCTATGGATCCTCTTCGGGATCTCGATCTCAGATGCGCGCTTCTACATCATCCCGAATCAGTTTTCGATCGGGGGCGCTGTCGTCGGAGTCGGGATGGCATTCCTTCCGGGTGGCATCGACTGGGTCGACTCGATCATCGGTGCGGCGGTTGGATATTCGGTTCTCTGGCTCGTAGGAGTCGGCGGCACGTGGCTGATCAAGAAGCTCTCGCCGGGCCGCCTTGAAGAAGCCGGTGTAGACCGGGCGATGGGTGGTGGCGACATCAAGATGATGATGATGGTGGGTGCCTTCATCGGGGTTTGGGGTGTCGCCGAGACGGTGTTCATCGGTTCGCTCTCGGCGCTGTTGGTCTTCGGCCCCATCTCATCGATCTCGAAGCGTCTGATTCCCCTCGGCGTCTTCCTCGCGGCGGCGGCCGCGATCTCGTACGCGTGGGGTGAGCAGATGCTCTCCTGGTATCTCACGCAGATCGTCGGACTTTAG